GCCGCGCAGATCCGCCGCGCGTTCTCCAGGGTGCGGCGTATACCGCGCCCGCCGCTCTCCTCGAACGCCGCGCCGTGGTAAGCCGTGGTGACGCCGGCCGCGCGCAGCTTGCCCTCGAAGGACAACAGCGCGAATTCCAGGGGCAGTTCGGCCCCGGGGCGCGGCAGCAGCTCCTTCTCCAGACCGTCGCTGTGCACATCCACCAGACCGGGCAGACACAGCATCCCCTGGCCGTCGACATCGGCCTCCACACCGGCCGGGTGCGGTGCGACCTCCGCGATCCTGCCGTCCCGGACCGCGACCAGCGCGTCGTCCAGCACCCGGTCCGGCAGCACCGCCCGTACGTGCCCCAGCACGTAGTCCCGGGGCGGGCCGCCCAGCGTCCAGCCTTGAGCCGGCGCCTCGGCCGGCCCCCTGCTCACCAATCCCGTGCTCATGCCGCCGCCTCCAGCATCTGATCCGGCGCGCCCTGCCGGGCGATCCGGCCGTCGCCGACGAACACCACGCGGGACGCCAGCCGCCGGATGGCGTCCATGTCGTGGAAGACGGCGAGGACGGCCACGCCCTGCCCCGCCAGCGAGTCGACCAGCTCGAGCGCGGCCTCCCGGTTGGCCGGGTCCAGCGCGGACACCGGCTCGTCGAGCAGCAGCAGCCGGGGCGGCTGCACCGTGCCCGCGGCGAGGTTCACCCGCTGGCGCTCACCGCCGGAGAGGACACCGCAGTCCACGTCCCACAGCGTCTCGTCGAGGTTGAGCCTGCGCAGCGCGGCCGCGGCGGCCTCCCGCGCCTCGCCCCGGTCGAGCCCGCGCCGCCGGGCGGTCGCGGCGACCACCTCCAGCGGGCCGGTGCGCGGCGGGGCGGCCAGGAACTGCGATACGTAGCCGAACTCCCG
This genomic interval from Streptomyces asiaticus contains the following:
- a CDS encoding ATP-binding cassette domain-containing protein — its product is MNTTPTDRAEDPVLTVRALYKSFTLHSIDGRTVPSLRGVDLDVHTGEHVALAGPSGAGKSSLLRCVYRTYLPDSGSVRLRTAAGTVELTTLPDRRMARLRGREFGYVSQFLAAPPRTGPLEVVAATARRRGLDRGEAREAAAAALRRLNLDETLWDVDCGVLSGGERQRVNLAAGTVQPPRLLLLDEPVSALDPANREAALELVDSLAGQGVAVLAVFHDMDAIRRLASRVVFVGDGRIARQGAPDQMLEAAA